Proteins encoded by one window of Streptomyces clavuligerus:
- a CDS encoding serine/threonine-protein kinase, with product MALPPPTEHEPPDPPVTDVEQATDAGPVTDVEPVTGVAPATDIEPRDRPRPRRAPGSSPSSSSSASSASSPSFSSRSLRGDTGGLPRSLHDRFRLLSVLRRPEHPHQAAVFRVRDTAHGAAIRVLKWYDREHAPEPEVWELLRTPHPRLAHLVEADPAGADGHPYDLAPSYGETDLAARSRAEPGPAPVPFVTAVVRQAHEALTTLHGLGVVHRDISPANLVLGSLDPADPELTLVDFGVSAYAPDGRATRGRHWVGTLPYLSPQALIRSQSIHRPADWWSLGMIAAELAGGRHPIRYHGDENIQEEIVSRAPDLRRVTDPRLLVLCRGLLTRDPDHRWGADEVARWLAGELPPVAPPAEGRTAGAAPHGTPERDGLAVEPYAFLGEEFTRPQALAPVFAENWESMRRALRGRRGREEFVRWLGQFDGVAGRDPAERAALTGLLADAPRPATLVRLVSWLGPGLDASYRGHPLDRAGVGELARAALGGDELAGSVVGELREHTLLPLLDHRPGGAGLRRLDRDWVAALSHWESQVENLFAEFPSLRGAEDVVRRLTAVSDHRRAGLLALVAHPAAHRTTLTERAERTLAGLPCPVPWYERLVRDRDGAAHPDAADGTAGGRGTSTGTGRGTGPGTGTGTGRGTGPGRAPSFLPDLVRLALADRLAGLAENESWQERHRADRERAIHRGLLDEDAAARWLRRQDLPPTLGRAVAGALALILPWIFLIGLSDVLGWAPPATVLTAWLLAVPAAAATLAIELLTAYRIGSPAYHPDRSLAGLLVDRALPLARFVRQPGARFPVRGLLLLVPFALLGLAVVHAPWLWPLVTVLALGGWSVRRLHDWHRFTTGLRAGAGAGSGARPGPGPGSTPERERPLPSGRPGNGGGA from the coding sequence GTGGCCCTCCCTCCGCCCACCGAGCACGAACCGCCCGACCCGCCGGTCACCGATGTCGAGCAGGCGACGGACGCCGGGCCGGTCACCGATGTCGAGCCCGTGACCGGCGTCGCGCCCGCCACGGACATCGAGCCCCGCGACCGCCCCCGGCCCCGACGGGCCCCCGGGTCCTCCCCGTCCTCCTCCTCGTCCGCCTCGTCCGCCTCGTCCCCCTCGTTTTCCTCCCGCTCCCTCCGGGGCGACACCGGCGGCCTCCCCCGCTCCCTCCACGACCGCTTCCGGCTGCTGTCCGTGCTCCGCAGGCCCGAACACCCGCACCAGGCGGCCGTCTTCCGGGTCCGGGACACCGCCCACGGAGCAGCGATCCGGGTCCTCAAGTGGTACGACCGCGAACACGCCCCCGAACCCGAGGTGTGGGAGCTGCTGCGCACACCCCACCCCCGCCTCGCCCACCTCGTCGAGGCCGACCCCGCCGGAGCCGACGGCCACCCCTACGACCTCGCCCCCTCCTACGGGGAGACCGACCTCGCCGCACGGTCGCGCGCCGAACCCGGCCCGGCCCCGGTCCCGTTCGTCACCGCCGTCGTCCGTCAGGCGCACGAGGCCCTGACCACGCTCCACGGCCTCGGCGTCGTCCACCGGGACATCAGCCCCGCGAACCTCGTCCTCGGCAGCCTGGACCCCGCCGACCCCGAGCTGACCCTGGTCGACTTCGGTGTCTCCGCGTACGCCCCCGACGGGCGCGCCACCCGGGGCAGGCACTGGGTCGGCACCCTGCCCTATCTCTCCCCCCAGGCGCTGATCCGCAGCCAGTCGATCCACCGGCCCGCCGACTGGTGGTCGCTGGGAATGATCGCCGCCGAGCTGGCCGGTGGCCGCCACCCCATCCGTTACCACGGGGACGAGAACATCCAGGAGGAGATCGTCTCCCGCGCCCCCGACCTCCGCCGGGTGACCGACCCCCGGCTGCTGGTGCTGTGCCGGGGGCTGCTGACCCGCGACCCGGACCACCGCTGGGGCGCCGACGAGGTGGCCCGGTGGCTGGCGGGCGAACTGCCCCCGGTGGCGCCCCCGGCGGAGGGCCGGACGGCGGGCGCGGCACCGCACGGGACACCGGAGCGGGACGGGCTCGCCGTCGAGCCGTACGCCTTCCTGGGCGAGGAGTTCACCCGTCCCCAGGCGCTCGCCCCGGTCTTCGCCGAGAACTGGGAGAGCATGCGCAGGGCGCTGCGCGGACGCCGGGGCCGGGAGGAGTTCGTCCGCTGGCTGGGGCAGTTCGACGGGGTCGCGGGCCGGGACCCGGCGGAACGCGCCGCGCTGACAGGGCTGCTGGCCGACGCCCCCCGGCCCGCGACGCTGGTCCGGCTGGTCTCCTGGCTCGGCCCGGGGCTCGACGCCTCCTACCGGGGCCACCCGCTGGACCGGGCGGGGGTCGGGGAGCTGGCCCGCGCCGCCCTGGGCGGGGACGAACTCGCGGGCTCCGTCGTCGGGGAGCTGCGGGAGCACACCCTGCTGCCGCTGCTCGACCACCGGCCGGGCGGCGCGGGGCTCCGCCGGCTGGACCGGGACTGGGTCGCCGCGCTCTCCCACTGGGAGAGCCAGGTGGAGAACCTGTTCGCGGAGTTCCCCTCGCTGCGCGGCGCCGAGGACGTCGTCCGCCGTCTGACGGCCGTCTCCGACCACCGCAGGGCCGGTCTGCTGGCGCTCGTCGCCCATCCGGCGGCCCACCGGACCACGCTGACGGAACGCGCGGAACGCACCCTCGCGGGGCTGCCGTGCCCGGTGCCCTGGTACGAACGTCTCGTCCGGGACCGGGACGGGGCCGCCCACCCGGACGCGGCCGACGGCACAGCCGGCGGCAGGGGCACGAGCACAGGAACCGGCAGGGGCACGGGCCCGGGCACAGGCACAGGAACCGGCAGGGGCACGGGCCCGGGCAGGGCCCCGTCGTTCCTCCCCGACCTCGTCCGGCTCGCGCTCGCCGACCGGCTCGCGGGACTCGCCGAGAACGAGTCCTGGCAGGAGCGGCACCGCGCCGACCGCGAGCGGGCGATCCACCGCGGGCTGCTGGACGAGGACGCGGCGGCGCGCTGGCTCCGCCGCCAGGACCTGCCGCCCACCCTCGGCCGGGCGGTCGCCGGGGCCCTCGCGCTCATCCTCCCCTGGATCTTCCTCATCGGCCTGAGCGACGTGCTGGGCTGGGCCCCGCCCGCGACCGTGCTGACGGCGTGGCTGCTCGCGGTGCCCGCCGCCGCCGCGACGCTGGCGATCGAACTGCTGACGGCGTACCGGATCGGCAGCCCCGCCTACCACCCCGACCGCTCGCTCGCGGGGCTGCTCGTCGACCGTGCCCTGCCCCTGGCCCGGTTCGTCCGGCAGCCGGGCGCGCGCTTCCCGGTCCGGGGGCTGCTGCTCCTCGTCCCGTTCGCGCTGCTGGGCCTCGCCGTCGTGCACGCGCCCTGGCTCTGGCCCCTCGTCACCGTCCTGGCGCTGGGCGGGTGGAGTGTGCGGCGGCTCCACGACTGGCATCGATTCACCACCGGACTCCGGGCCGGGGCGGGGGCGGGTTCGGGGGCCCGTCCCGGCCCCGGTCCGGGCAGCACCCCGGAGCGGGAACGGCCACTCCCCTCGGGGCGCCCCGGGAACGGGGGCGGAGCATGA
- a CDS encoding AAA family ATPase: MPRNRAGAGRERRLPAFTEELTGTLGVHAQYVLHGNIRDVHLVRHDTAPGGGDRRSPDRAHSLTEVLWNALRPEGYEALVRYNVLDGFSVVTGTAADEVRELLSASGGNGPAPSPGPGTAGRGAEGSGPQPGVERLLHSIVTGWRHHRPRGGPSRPGDARLPLSPRQDPYRVVLLIDYAARIPTDVSRLSDPERDFFLGCLKLAEEARPLPAPDGGRRLFNPLIWLVEGERDLPSWLVAGSERIRTIGIPLPDLGSRQRMARLLAADHRACAEAGATEPGAAPEGPAPVRLTKRPTADASTARTSAADALAAHPSTAAALTDDTSTADAFAVDAFARSTAGLTLRAMRESSRMALDRGLPFSAMRDAVRVYQLGVEDNPWQRGSVREQIRKGESYIRGRVKGQEKAVAKTLDILKRAALGLSGAQASHSGSRPRGVLFFAGPTGTGKTELAKSVATVLFGTEDACLRFDMSEFSAAHSVDRLVGAPPGYVGYEAGGELTTAVRNDPFRVVLFDEIDKADRGVLDKFLQVLEDGRLTDGQGVTTYFSECVLIFTSNLGVRGGGPAGGTGRVARPGMPYEELEEVVLGNVKHHFVEEIGRPELMNRLGGNVVVFDYIADQVAAEIFDVQIRNIQRVLRDEQGVLLRLTEEARHTLSARCTADTDNGGRGIGMLLETLLINPLARELFDRETLYGTEVTVVDVRVGPDGAPALALRVAPLDGTPGDHR; the protein is encoded by the coding sequence ATGCCGCGGAACAGGGCGGGGGCGGGCCGCGAGCGGCGGCTCCCCGCCTTCACGGAGGAGCTGACCGGCACCCTCGGGGTGCACGCCCAGTACGTCCTGCACGGCAACATCCGGGACGTCCATCTCGTACGCCACGACACCGCCCCCGGCGGCGGGGACCGGCGCTCCCCCGACCGGGCCCACAGCCTCACGGAGGTGCTGTGGAACGCGCTGCGGCCCGAAGGGTACGAGGCGCTCGTCCGCTACAACGTCCTGGACGGCTTCTCCGTGGTCACGGGCACGGCGGCGGACGAGGTCCGGGAGCTGCTGTCCGCGTCCGGCGGGAACGGGCCCGCTCCCTCCCCCGGGCCCGGTACGGCGGGCCGGGGCGCGGAGGGCTCGGGGCCGCAGCCCGGCGTGGAGCGCCTGCTCCACTCGATCGTCACCGGCTGGCGGCACCACCGCCCGCGCGGGGGGCCGTCCCGCCCGGGGGACGCGCGCCTCCCGCTCTCCCCCCGGCAGGACCCGTACCGCGTGGTCCTGCTGATCGACTACGCGGCGCGCATCCCCACCGATGTGTCCCGGCTGAGCGACCCCGAACGGGACTTCTTCCTCGGCTGTCTGAAACTCGCCGAGGAGGCCCGGCCGCTGCCCGCCCCGGACGGCGGGCGGCGGCTGTTCAACCCGCTGATCTGGCTGGTCGAGGGCGAGCGCGATCTGCCGTCCTGGCTGGTGGCGGGCAGCGAGCGGATCCGGACGATCGGCATCCCGCTGCCCGACCTCGGGTCCCGGCAGCGGATGGCCCGTCTCCTGGCCGCCGACCACCGGGCGTGCGCGGAGGCCGGGGCCACGGAGCCCGGGGCGGCCCCGGAGGGCCCCGCCCCCGTACGTCTCACCAAGCGGCCGACCGCCGACGCGTCCACCGCCCGCACATCCGCCGCCGACGCACTCGCCGCCCACCCGTCCACCGCCGCCGCACTCACCGACGACACGTCCACCGCCGACGCGTTCGCCGTCGACGCGTTCGCCCGGAGCACCGCCGGGCTGACCCTGCGGGCGATGCGGGAGAGTTCCCGGATGGCGCTCGACCGGGGGCTGCCGTTCAGCGCGATGCGGGACGCCGTCCGCGTCTACCAGCTCGGCGTCGAGGACAACCCCTGGCAGCGCGGCTCCGTCCGGGAGCAGATCAGAAAGGGCGAGTCGTACATCCGCGGCCGGGTGAAGGGTCAGGAGAAGGCCGTCGCGAAGACCCTCGACATCCTCAAGCGGGCGGCCCTCGGCCTCTCGGGCGCCCAGGCCTCGCACTCCGGCAGCCGTCCGCGCGGCGTCCTCTTCTTCGCCGGGCCGACCGGCACCGGCAAGACGGAGCTGGCGAAGTCGGTGGCCACGGTCCTCTTCGGCACCGAGGACGCCTGTCTCCGCTTCGACATGAGCGAGTTCTCCGCCGCGCACTCGGTGGACCGGCTGGTGGGCGCGCCGCCCGGATATGTGGGGTACGAGGCGGGGGGCGAGCTGACGACGGCGGTGCGCAACGACCCGTTCCGGGTGGTGCTGTTCGACGAGATCGACAAGGCCGACCGGGGCGTTCTCGACAAGTTCCTCCAGGTCCTGGAGGACGGACGGCTGACCGACGGCCAGGGTGTGACCACGTACTTCAGCGAGTGCGTGCTCATCTTCACCTCCAACCTCGGGGTACGGGGCGGGGGCCCGGCGGGCGGCACGGGGCGGGTGGCGCGGCCCGGCATGCCGTACGAGGAGCTGGAGGAGGTCGTCCTCGGCAACGTCAAACACCACTTCGTGGAGGAGATCGGCAGGCCCGAGCTGATGAACCGGCTCGGCGGCAACGTGGTCGTCTTCGACTACATCGCGGACCAGGTCGCCGCGGAGATCTTCGATGTGCAGATCCGCAATATCCAGCGGGTGCTGCGGGACGAGCAGGGGGTGCTGCTGCGGCTGACGGAGGAGGCCCGGCACACCCTCTCCGCGCGGTGCACGGCCGACACCGACAACGGCGGACGCGGTATCGGCATGCTGCTGGAGACCCTGTTGATCAATCCGCTGGCGCGGGAGCTGTTCGACCGGGAGACCCTGTACGGGACCGAGGTCACGGTGGTGGACGTACGGGTGGGGCCGGACGGGGCTCCGGCGCTCGCGCTCCGGGTCGCGCCGCTGGACGGGACGCCGGGGGACCACCGGTGA
- a CDS encoding FHA domain-containing protein: MTAGARDAPWWTEPDDGPTGPGREETDTGTTADTDTSGPGTGTGTGTGGPDTADAGGTAAGTGAAPEGERDRAAEPEPEPPETCANCHDPLAAGAPRCPSCGSARSAAVVLSCPALALALPVRPGAPLHLGRDPGWAPLTAAALAGLTCVSRRQAVVTAEPDGTVWVAEPPVPSANGTRVNGVPVGPGERIRLRNGDEIRFGRRIVRLTVRIHGAGGPDGTGGFESFEDL, encoded by the coding sequence GTGACCGCCGGGGCCCGCGACGCCCCCTGGTGGACCGAGCCGGACGACGGGCCGACCGGACCCGGGCGAGAGGAGACGGACACCGGCACCACCGCCGACACCGACACGAGTGGACCCGGCACCGGCACCGGCACCGGCACCGGTGGACCCGACACCGCCGACGCCGGTGGAACCGCCGCCGGTACCGGCGCCGCGCCGGAAGGGGAACGGGACCGGGCGGCGGAACCGGAACCGGAGCCGCCGGAGACCTGCGCGAACTGCCATGACCCGCTGGCCGCCGGGGCCCCGCGCTGCCCGTCCTGCGGCAGCGCCCGTTCCGCCGCCGTCGTCCTGAGCTGCCCCGCCCTGGCGCTGGCCCTCCCGGTCCGCCCCGGTGCCCCGCTCCACCTGGGCCGGGACCCCGGCTGGGCGCCGCTGACCGCCGCCGCCCTCGCCGGGCTGACGTGTGTCTCCCGCCGCCAGGCGGTGGTCACCGCGGAACCCGACGGCACCGTATGGGTCGCGGAGCCGCCCGTGCCCAGCGCCAACGGCACCCGGGTCAACGGGGTGCCGGTGGGCCCCGGCGAGCGGATACGGCTGCGGAACGGGGACGAGATCCGCTTCGGCCGCCGGATCGTCCGTCTCACCGTGCGGATCCACGGCGCGGGCGGCCCCGACGGCACCGGCGGTTTCGAGAGCTTCGAGGATCTCTGA
- a CDS encoding RES family NAD+ phosphorylase has translation MRPALTVLPAGAELWRCHTTRFPATGFNPVLSHRHFAGGRFDGTADDAYRFLYAAPEPLTALAETLLRDVPYSDAGVRVVPWALAAPRSLSRLTVTEELTLVRLVTQADLAAVFQDASLLEGGDERYGATRFWAQEIRRYAPGAHGMVWQSRRNRPCHALVLFGDRCGDEPLKADPEHAYRLGTFEGAEEANRLLAPLRAVLVPPGVRL, from the coding sequence ATGCGGCCGGCCCTCACGGTGCTCCCGGCAGGCGCCGAGCTGTGGCGCTGCCACACCACCCGCTTCCCGGCCACCGGCTTCAACCCGGTCCTCTCGCACCGGCACTTCGCCGGGGGACGGTTCGACGGCACGGCGGACGACGCGTACCGCTTCCTGTACGCGGCCCCGGAACCGCTCACCGCGCTCGCCGAGACCCTGCTGCGCGACGTCCCGTACTCCGACGCCGGGGTGCGTGTGGTGCCCTGGGCGCTGGCCGCGCCGCGTTCGCTGTCCCGGCTGACGGTCACCGAGGAGCTGACGCTGGTACGCCTGGTGACACAGGCGGACCTCGCCGCCGTCTTCCAGGACGCCTCGCTGCTGGAGGGCGGGGACGAGCGCTACGGCGCGACCCGGTTCTGGGCGCAGGAGATACGCCGGTACGCCCCCGGGGCACACGGGATGGTCTGGCAGTCCCGCCGCAACCGGCCCTGCCACGCGCTGGTGCTGTTCGGGGACCGCTGCGGGGACGAGCCGCTGAAGGCCGATCCGGAGCACGCGTACCGGCTGGGGACGTTCGAGGGGGCCGAGGAGGCGAACCGGCTGCTGGCACCGCTGCGGGCGGTGCTCGTACCGCCCGGGGTCAGGCTCTGA
- a CDS encoding MFS transporter, which yields MERHPRRWLILVVLCLSTLVLVIDNMVLTVAIPSIAEDLGATSQDIQWIIDSYILVFAGLLLTAGSLSDKYGRRKVMVVGLVVFGAASVVATCATSPEQLILGRVLMGVGGALVMPSTLSILITVFDEEERPKAIAAWSTVAMVGLVGGPVLGGALLDRFDWGAVFLINVPIALLAIVAALVLMPESKGPWRKADPVGMVLSMAGMTALVWTIIELPHGGLDHTGTRISLAITLLGLIGFGVWETRGTDSPMVPLSLFRNRTFTGASLSLVLLTFANGGLMLVLTQYLQFVLGYTPTETGLAFTPMALAVIVFNAVGASLLARTGNRALAVIGLLVIAGGFALLASLSAGDGRGLLATAMVLLGAGSGLAMPAAISALMGAVPTEHAGVGSALNDTIQQAGAALGVAILGAVLSSTYTDGMAKAPEEARHSISDALALQDGPVAELARSAFTEAMSTSFWAGAAGVIAAAVLATVFMGGRKQEAVPAGGAAAEGAEKGENTLVG from the coding sequence ATGGAACGTCATCCCCGGCGCTGGCTCATCCTGGTGGTGCTCTGCCTCAGCACCCTGGTCCTGGTGATCGACAACATGGTGCTGACCGTGGCGATCCCCTCCATCGCGGAGGATCTGGGGGCCACGTCCCAGGACATTCAGTGGATCATCGACTCCTACATCCTGGTCTTCGCCGGGCTGCTGCTGACGGCGGGAAGCCTCTCCGACAAGTACGGCCGCCGGAAGGTGATGGTCGTCGGCCTGGTGGTCTTCGGTGCGGCCTCGGTGGTCGCGACCTGCGCCACCAGCCCCGAACAGCTCATCCTCGGCCGGGTCCTGATGGGCGTGGGCGGCGCGCTGGTCATGCCGAGCACGCTGTCGATCCTCATCACCGTCTTCGACGAGGAGGAGCGCCCGAAGGCGATCGCCGCGTGGAGCACGGTCGCGATGGTCGGCCTGGTCGGCGGCCCCGTCCTCGGCGGCGCGCTCCTCGACCGCTTCGACTGGGGCGCCGTCTTCCTGATCAATGTGCCGATCGCCCTGCTCGCGATCGTCGCGGCCCTGGTGCTGATGCCCGAGTCCAAGGGCCCCTGGCGCAAGGCCGACCCGGTCGGCATGGTCCTCTCGATGGCCGGTATGACCGCGCTGGTCTGGACGATCATCGAGCTGCCCCACGGCGGCCTGGACCACACCGGTACGCGGATCTCCCTCGCGATCACCCTCCTCGGCCTGATCGGCTTCGGAGTCTGGGAGACCCGGGGCACCGACTCGCCCATGGTGCCGCTGTCGCTCTTCCGCAACCGCACCTTCACCGGCGCCAGCCTCTCCCTGGTCCTGCTGACGTTCGCCAACGGCGGTCTGATGCTCGTCCTGACCCAGTACCTCCAGTTCGTCCTCGGCTACACCCCCACCGAGACCGGCCTCGCCTTCACCCCGATGGCCCTCGCGGTGATCGTCTTCAATGCCGTCGGCGCCTCGCTGCTCGCCAGGACCGGCAACCGGGCCCTGGCCGTCATCGGACTCCTGGTCATCGCGGGCGGGTTCGCCCTGCTGGCGAGCCTCTCCGCGGGGGACGGCCGGGGGCTGCTGGCCACCGCGATGGTGCTGCTCGGCGCGGGGAGCGGACTGGCGATGCCCGCCGCGATCTCGGCCCTGATGGGCGCGGTCCCGACCGAGCACGCCGGGGTGGGCTCCGCCCTCAACGACACCATCCAGCAGGCCGGTGCCGCCCTCGGCGTCGCGATCCTGGGCGCGGTCCTGTCCAGCACCTACACCGACGGGATGGCCAAGGCCCCCGAGGAGGCACGGCACTCGATCTCCGACGCCCTCGCCCTCCAGGACGGCCCGGTCGCCGAACTGGCCCGGTCCGCCTTCACCGAGGCGATGTCCACCAGCTTCTGGGCGGGAGCGGCCGGTGTCATCGCCGCCGCGGTCCTGGCCACCGTGTTCATGGGCGGACGCAAGCAGGAGGCGGTGCCGGCGGGGGGCGCGGCGGCCGAGGGCGCGGAGAAGGGCGAGAACACCCTGGTCGGCTGA
- a CDS encoding TetR/AcrR family transcriptional regulator encodes MTAKEQAFPSVWARPQRQRREQPSLSREQIVAESIALLDEEGLDALSMRKLGTRLNAGATSMYSHVSSKDELIELTVDEIYREIEIPPLTTPDDWRAAAWTSAHSLRTAVLRHPWIASVLGEVSGASLGPNMLRMSEGLLTLFEEGGFDPDGANTALGTLFAYVLGQTTSEAAWLTKLARSGQSEEEWMARMLPAAEAAVRPFPRLRGQFEARMDAASQQIRGSDFDLGLDVVLDGLAALRARAV; translated from the coding sequence ATGACAGCCAAGGAACAGGCGTTCCCGTCGGTGTGGGCACGTCCGCAGCGGCAGCGCCGGGAGCAGCCGTCGCTGAGCCGGGAGCAGATCGTGGCCGAGTCCATCGCCCTCCTCGACGAGGAGGGCCTGGACGCGCTGAGCATGCGCAAGCTCGGCACCCGGCTGAACGCGGGCGCGACCTCGATGTACTCGCATGTGAGCAGCAAGGACGAGCTGATCGAGCTGACCGTGGACGAGATCTACCGCGAGATCGAGATCCCGCCGCTCACGACCCCCGACGACTGGCGTGCCGCCGCGTGGACCAGCGCCCACAGCCTGCGGACGGCGGTGCTGCGCCACCCGTGGATCGCGTCGGTGCTGGGCGAGGTCAGCGGCGCCTCGCTGGGGCCGAACATGCTGCGCATGTCCGAGGGGCTGCTGACCCTCTTCGAGGAGGGCGGCTTCGACCCGGACGGCGCCAACACCGCGCTGGGCACGCTCTTCGCCTATGTCCTCGGCCAGACGACGAGCGAGGCGGCCTGGCTGACCAAGCTGGCGCGGAGCGGTCAGAGCGAGGAGGAGTGGATGGCCCGGATGCTGCCCGCGGCCGAGGCCGCCGTACGGCCCTTCCCCCGGCTGCGCGGGCAGTTCGAGGCCCGGATGGACGCGGCGTCCCAGCAGATCAGGGGCTCGGACTTCGATCTCGGCCTGGACGTGGTCCTCGACGGCCTGGCGGCCCTGCGCGCCCGCGCCGTCTGA
- a CDS encoding helix-turn-helix transcriptional regulator, translated as MTGSQSHRLTDLGVSPDEELLYRALLTRPRATAAELAGAMGWDVARVRRRTGSLERRGLLTRSPGRPARYLPEPPDAAIEALAFQRRAEIERVRLAAASLGQEFHALRRQPGPELRTVGGREAVDRCFSRIERTTRDELLVLDLAPCPVQRELLARGVRCRAIYGHGSLETPEQLGACRELAGLGARSRVLAEVPLTLVVSDRRTALVPLGRDGDGGGDGGDIGTGGTGGGRGGGDGVGDVLVLKVPALLEGLVILYELLWQRSVPLWPRGPQGPWPSGPFDDGSCEVRGVGEAGGARDARVPGPSGRSGVSGPFRSPGVAGASGASVPFNGAGGAGGAGGAGGAGGPGGSGLSGEDEHLLALSASGLTDRAIARRLGVAQRTVERRMRRIMDVLGARTRLQAGLQAARRGVLVETRPGPGVRGPR; from the coding sequence ATGACCGGAAGTCAGAGTCACCGGCTCACCGATCTCGGGGTCTCCCCCGACGAGGAACTGCTCTACCGGGCCCTGCTCACCCGCCCCCGGGCCACCGCCGCTGAGCTGGCCGGGGCCATGGGCTGGGACGTCGCCCGGGTCCGCCGCCGCACCGGCTCCCTGGAGCGGCGCGGGTTGCTCACCCGGTCCCCCGGCAGGCCTGCCCGCTATCTTCCGGAGCCGCCGGACGCGGCGATCGAGGCGCTGGCCTTTCAGCGGCGGGCGGAGATCGAACGGGTCCGGCTGGCGGCCGCCTCGCTCGGGCAGGAGTTCCACGCGCTCCGGCGGCAGCCGGGGCCGGAGCTGAGGACCGTCGGCGGGCGGGAGGCGGTCGACCGCTGCTTCTCCCGGATCGAGCGCACCACGCGGGACGAACTGCTCGTCCTGGACCTGGCGCCCTGCCCCGTCCAGCGGGAACTGCTCGCGCGGGGCGTGCGCTGCCGGGCGATCTACGGCCATGGCTCCCTGGAGACCCCCGAACAGCTCGGGGCCTGCCGGGAGCTGGCGGGGCTCGGCGCGCGGAGCCGGGTGCTGGCCGAGGTGCCGCTGACCCTCGTGGTCTCGGACCGGCGGACGGCGCTGGTTCCGCTGGGGCGTGATGGCGACGGTGGTGGTGACGGCGGTGACATCGGTACCGGTGGTACCGGTGGTGGCCGTGGTGGTGGCGACGGGGTGGGCGATGTGCTGGTGCTGAAGGTGCCCGCGCTGCTGGAGGGGCTGGTGATTCTGTACGAGCTGCTGTGGCAGCGCTCCGTGCCGCTCTGGCCCCGGGGGCCCCAGGGGCCTTGGCCCTCCGGACCGTTCGACGACGGCTCCTGCGAGGTGCGGGGGGTGGGGGAGGCGGGTGGTGCGCGTGATGCCCGGGTCCCGGGGCCCTCCGGCCGCTCGGGTGTCTCCGGGCCCTTCCGCTCCCCGGGCGTCGCCGGGGCCTCCGGCGCGTCTGTTCCGTTCAACGGGGCCGGTGGGGCCGGTGGGGCCGGTGGGGCCGGTGGGGCCGGTGGGCCTGGTGGGTCCGGTCTGTCCGGGGAGGACGAGCATCTGCTCGCGCTCTCCGCCTCCGGTCTGACCGACCGGGCGATCGCCCGCCGGCTGGGCGTCGCCCAGCGGACCGTGGAGCGCCGGATGCGGCGGATCATGGATGTCCTGGGCGCCCGGACCCGGCTCCAGGCCGGTCTTCAGGCGGCCCGCCGGGGCGTCCTCGTCGAGACCCGCCCCGGTCCGGGCGTCCGCGGACCGCGCTGA
- a CDS encoding GmrSD restriction endonuclease domain-containing protein: MNRHPRRTVAALSFCLALVPVALAGPVRAAPAQPPAEPVVMQLEDAISLLVEVEEDRTGFSPTAFPHWNEGRDPADGCTTENEVLRTEAVDEPAVSGSCALSGGRWVSYYDNQSTTQLSSLAVDHVVPLADAWASGASAWTAERREAYANDQDSPYTLAAVTRRTVQEKAGRDISGWQPAETGPLCRYAGDWVGTKLRWGLSTDKAELEALKMFADNMCETTVVRHLPGPAQ, translated from the coding sequence ATGAACCGTCACCCGAGGCGCACCGTCGCCGCCCTCTCGTTCTGCCTGGCCCTCGTCCCCGTCGCCCTGGCGGGACCCGTCCGGGCCGCCCCCGCGCAGCCGCCGGCCGAACCGGTGGTCATGCAACTGGAGGACGCCATCTCCCTCCTGGTGGAGGTGGAGGAGGACCGTACGGGGTTCTCGCCCACCGCCTTCCCGCACTGGAACGAGGGCCGGGACCCCGCCGACGGCTGCACCACCGAGAACGAGGTGCTGCGCACCGAGGCCGTCGACGAGCCCGCCGTCTCGGGCTCCTGCGCGCTCTCCGGCGGGCGCTGGGTCTCGTACTACGACAACCAGTCCACCACCCAGCTCTCCAGCCTGGCCGTGGACCATGTGGTGCCGCTCGCCGACGCCTGGGCCTCCGGCGCCTCCGCCTGGACCGCCGAGCGGCGCGAGGCGTACGCCAACGACCAGGACTCCCCGTACACGCTCGCGGCGGTGACCCGGCGCACGGTCCAGGAGAAGGCCGGACGGGACATCTCCGGCTGGCAGCCCGCGGAGACCGGGCCGCTCTGCCGCTACGCGGGCGACTGGGTGGGCACCAAGCTGCGCTGGGGCCTCAGCACCGACAAGGCCGAGCTGGAGGCGCTGAAGATGTTCGCGGACAACATGTGCGAGACCACCGTCGTCCGCCATCTCCCGGGCCCCGCCCAGTAG